The bacterium region TTCGGATATATTGATAATTTTCTACCATCCGTGATTGTCTGTCCTTCAAACACACCTGTGCACGAGTTAACTGCGCCCGGTGTTCCACCAAGAACGCGGCTTGGAGACCAGTTGGTGGAGTCGTTGGAGTCCCTGTATGCAGATATTCGCTCAAGTGTGTAACCTCTGCCATCGGTAAGCGGAGCACCCCAGCTCGAGTGGTAAGTTAGTGAATCGATAACTGTCCCGCGATACTTTATTATAACTTGGTCGCTGTCGTTGCGAAGATAGATGTGATGGTCGGTAGCATCAACATCGGGGGTGAAAGGAAGGTGCCCCGTATCGGGAAGGTGAACGACTATAGTCAGGAAACCGCCGCCCCTTATTGTTATTGTCGGAAAATGAAATATTCCCTCGCCATCGGATATTGTCCAATTCGAATCCAAGACCACATCTGAACGAGAGAAGTTGTAAAGTTCTACCCACTCCTTATCGAATCCCGGTGAATTATACATTATCTCGTTAACTACTATGTGGTATTGCCCGAAGCAAATCGACATTAAAGTCAACAATGTTATAGCCACATATTTCATTACCATCCTCCTGAGAGGAAGTTTCTTTTTAGCCTATTTTCCTGAGAAGCGAGATCATCTCAAGTATTGATTCAGCAGCGAGCCAGCCTTTATTACCCGCTTTGGTCCCTGCTCTTTCTATAGCCTGGTCTATGGTGTCCGTGGTTAGAATTCCGTACGCCAGCGGCACGCCAGTCGATAGCGCGGTCTGAGCTATGCCTTTTGTGACTTCAGCTGCTATGTATGTGAAGTGGGGTGTATCACCGCGGATAACTGCGCCAAGGCATATTATGCCGTCGTAATCCCCCTTTTCTGCGAGCTTCTTCGCAACGAGAGGTATCTCAAACGCTCCAGGAACCCAGTAAACTTCGAGTTTGTCCGTTTTAACATTGTGACGATTAAGATAATCTATGGCACCGTCGAGAAGCTTTTGTGAGATAAATTCGTTAAAGCGGCTTACCACGATCGCAAGCTTAACATCGGCGCCGCTGAATTCCCCT contains the following coding sequences:
- a CDS encoding lamin tail domain-containing protein — translated: MKYVAITLLTLMSICFGQYHIVVNEIMYNSPGFDKEWVELYNFSRSDVVLDSNWTISDGEGIFHFPTITIRGGGFLTIVVHLPDTGHLPFTPDVDATDHHIYLRNDSDQVIIKYRGTVIDSLTYHSSWGAPLTDGRGYTLERISAYRDSNDSTNWSPSRVLGGTPGAVNSCTGVFEGQTITDGRKLSIYPNPFNTGCEIRTYTEKSATVEIYDFSGKLIFSRRINTEKGNIYWMPKDIPPGVYIIKVRTDKNFQSSKAIYIR
- a CDS encoding 6,7-dimethyl-8-ribityllumazine synthase: MKEIKGEFSGADVKLAIVVSRFNEFISQKLLDGAIDYLNRHNVKTDKLEVYWVPGAFEIPLVAKKLAEKGDYDGIICLGAVIRGDTPHFTYIAAEVTKGIAQTALSTGVPLAYGILTTDTIDQAIERAGTKAGNKGWLAAESILEMISLLRKIG